A stretch of Clostridium formicaceticum DNA encodes these proteins:
- a CDS encoding SPFH domain-containing protein → MSIFNSVKGILDVVANNQITGQSGTMIWKHPSPAIVSGSRLIVGESQEAILVKSGKIIHIFDTGAYELNTQNMPFLQGLLNLPFGGKTPHPAEIWFVNKSIQMEVPWGTPSPIKVEDKIYEAILDIRSNGSISFKVTNTRNLFTNIAGQVPNFSLEDLKKKTKSIVISRITDVLVKFVIKEKKSFTELNGHLTEIGGFMATALSVEFQRYGLEIDGCYIQKIEPVENENLREVMALKKEKKRRMDLAQVQAYEEQTIENTRIQTQKHRMAELGYDYRTEKQFDVIKTAAGNAGNPMIAGGVGLGIGMGLGNVAGRQVGTMSEELLNNADQAEAMSLAVMKQSKGQVAATSEGTTCPNCGEACSNNVKFCANCGYSLKKQCLQCRNTIEGEVKFCPECGKKLHFCPNCLTDNEAGAETCQRCEAALIEKMVSCGDCGYEVISGTKFCPECGKKLI, encoded by the coding sequence ATGAGTATTTTCAACAGTGTTAAAGGAATTTTAGATGTTGTAGCCAACAATCAAATAACAGGTCAGTCGGGAACAATGATATGGAAGCATCCTAGTCCCGCAATTGTCTCTGGATCCAGGTTGATTGTTGGAGAATCCCAAGAGGCTATTCTAGTGAAAAGTGGAAAAATCATACATATCTTTGATACAGGAGCATATGAGCTGAATACACAAAACATGCCTTTTTTACAGGGTCTCTTAAATCTTCCCTTTGGTGGCAAAACACCTCATCCTGCAGAGATATGGTTTGTTAATAAATCCATCCAGATGGAGGTGCCTTGGGGGACCCCTTCACCTATTAAAGTGGAGGATAAAATCTATGAGGCTATTTTGGACATACGTTCCAATGGCTCTATAAGCTTCAAGGTAACAAATACTAGAAATTTATTTACAAACATTGCTGGTCAGGTTCCAAACTTTTCTTTGGAGGATCTGAAGAAAAAAACAAAAAGTATTGTAATAAGTAGGATAACCGATGTTTTGGTTAAATTCGTAATCAAAGAGAAAAAATCCTTTACAGAGCTGAATGGCCATTTGACGGAAATCGGTGGATTTATGGCCACTGCCTTAAGTGTTGAATTCCAGAGATATGGGCTAGAGATTGATGGTTGTTATATACAAAAAATAGAGCCTGTGGAAAATGAAAATTTAAGAGAGGTTATGGCTCTGAAGAAGGAGAAAAAGAGAAGAATGGACTTGGCTCAGGTACAGGCCTATGAAGAACAAACCATCGAAAACACAAGAATCCAAACCCAAAAACATAGAATGGCTGAGCTAGGCTATGACTATAGAACAGAGAAACAATTCGATGTTATTAAAACAGCCGCAGGGAATGCTGGCAATCCTATGATTGCTGGAGGCGTTGGCCTTGGTATCGGTATGGGATTAGGGAATGTAGCAGGACGACAGGTGGGGACCATGTCTGAAGAGCTTTTGAATAACGCAGATCAAGCCGAAGCAATGTCTCTAGCGGTTATGAAGCAGTCTAAGGGTCAAGTGGCAGCAACCTCAGAGGGTACCACCTGTCCAAACTGTGGAGAGGCATGTTCAAACAATGTAAAATTCTGCGCTAATTGTGGGTATTCCCTGAAGAAACAGTGCCTCCAATGTCGTAATACTATTGAAGGTGAGGTGAAGTTTTGTCCTGAATGCGGTAAAAAACTTCATTTTTGTCCCAACTGTCTAACCGACAATGAAGCTGGTGCAGAAACCTGCCAAAGGTGTGAGGCTGCACTGATTGAGAAGATGGTTTCATGTGGAGATTGTGGTTATGAGGTTATAAGTGGTACAAAATTTTGTCCCGAATGTGGAAAAAAGTTGATATAA
- a CDS encoding leucine-rich repeat domain-containing protein, producing the protein MTLCTNCGTKNEENSKFCINCGRGMEIEALKQEAVEAAEELEASQEESRDIEQSTEGKKEGGTPYIFKKLDDTEEEAKIHFRKLNDDEVFTPVDRITPIKEKMVSAYNDKVKSSKDNLDKRISKGKAFINDKATQLKETDPKKLLFLKIGVVACVLLLIFAIVGVNFYRNSEHRAFAIAEKYENKEDYEGALEAYYLILEKNPNNLLAKERIGFLYLEYLEDYWMAENYLREVALLSEDPAVQLRLSNLFPVITVSPEEDDTVYKDFITVELATTASDAVIYYSLINNSGESPFTEYYQPIVLDDGENIILAQGISTYGFESDVYTFVFHVNVDDKFVVFDNAALEEAIKGALGKSQQATLKESDIYSISSIQMLGNRIAINKDIIEAEELKEENMTAGNWNDLGDLGKLKNLKELMIYHQPSARDFQFVASLPSLENLTITATGLEDIQFLKDNQQLNYLNLSNNKIQGLNGIQDLSNLQYLDLSHNRVNDVYHISNLTALKKLYLGGNSIEDVNILRKLQELEELSVATNSNTDYEFLGSMTGLKKLDLSNPSNARVSGGDDGRDISGLSQLTSLEDLSLAGCGVKNVEALSDLQNLKYLDLSRNAINAEALKTIGKLSALETLNLEDNQIDEGLSSLTNLGSLKDLNLSSNSGIDDFDSLASYPKLESLTLKGVRLSDFSSISSLSGLRYLNLENNSLEEITFRNMPNLEYLNLAGNNISQMPDIAKLPNIKVAILKNNGITDITTLEATKGSSLLLLDLSNNRITDAAAFAAMKNLKFLNISRNNQMVNMSVFDNMGHMKVIPVNGREADIPRKLLEGNL; encoded by the coding sequence ATGACACTTTGTACAAACTGTGGCACAAAAAATGAAGAAAATAGTAAGTTTTGCATAAACTGTGGTAGGGGTATGGAGATAGAAGCACTGAAGCAGGAGGCTGTAGAAGCAGCAGAAGAACTAGAAGCATCCCAGGAGGAGTCTAGGGATATAGAACAGTCTACTGAAGGTAAAAAAGAGGGTGGGACTCCCTATATCTTTAAAAAGCTTGATGACACAGAGGAAGAAGCTAAAATCCACTTTAGAAAACTAAATGATGATGAAGTCTTTACCCCTGTTGATAGAATAACCCCTATCAAGGAAAAAATGGTCAGTGCCTATAACGATAAGGTGAAAAGCAGCAAAGATAACCTGGATAAAAGGATTAGCAAAGGGAAGGCATTTATCAATGATAAGGCTACCCAATTAAAGGAGACGGATCCTAAAAAGCTTTTATTTCTAAAAATAGGGGTAGTTGCATGTGTCCTACTATTGATTTTTGCTATTGTTGGTGTAAATTTTTATAGGAATTCTGAGCATCGAGCCTTTGCTATTGCTGAAAAATATGAAAACAAGGAGGATTATGAAGGCGCTTTAGAGGCCTATTATTTGATATTAGAGAAGAATCCCAATAACCTATTGGCTAAGGAACGAATAGGATTCCTCTACCTAGAATACCTAGAGGATTATTGGATGGCGGAAAATTACCTTAGGGAAGTGGCCTTGCTGTCAGAGGACCCAGCTGTGCAACTGAGGCTCAGTAATCTCTTTCCTGTTATCACCGTAAGTCCTGAAGAAGATGATACAGTTTATAAGGATTTTATAACCGTTGAGCTTGCTACAACTGCCTCCGATGCTGTTATCTACTACTCTTTAATCAATAATAGCGGAGAGAGTCCCTTTACAGAGTATTATCAGCCTATAGTCTTAGATGATGGAGAAAATATTATTCTTGCCCAAGGAATATCCACCTATGGTTTTGAGTCGGACGTGTATACATTTGTATTTCATGTGAATGTCGATGATAAGTTTGTTGTCTTTGATAATGCAGCTTTAGAGGAGGCCATCAAGGGAGCTTTAGGAAAATCCCAGCAGGCGACATTAAAGGAAAGTGATATTTATAGTATTTCCTCTATCCAGATGCTAGGGAATAGAATAGCCATCAATAAAGATATCATAGAAGCGGAAGAACTGAAGGAAGAAAATATGACAGCTGGTAATTGGAATGATTTAGGGGACTTAGGTAAGCTTAAAAATCTCAAAGAGCTGATGATATACCATCAACCTAGTGCTAGGGATTTTCAGTTTGTTGCCTCTCTACCAAGTCTTGAGAACCTGACAATTACAGCTACGGGCCTTGAGGACATTCAGTTTCTAAAGGATAACCAGCAGCTTAACTATTTAAATCTCTCCAATAATAAGATACAAGGTTTAAATGGCATCCAAGACCTTTCTAATCTTCAATACTTAGATTTAAGCCATAATAGAGTCAATGATGTCTACCATATATCTAATCTAACTGCTTTAAAGAAGCTATATCTAGGAGGTAATTCAATAGAGGATGTCAACATATTAAGAAAGCTTCAAGAACTAGAGGAACTTTCAGTTGCTACCAACAGCAACACCGACTATGAATTCTTAGGAAGTATGACAGGTCTAAAAAAGCTGGATCTCAGCAATCCTTCTAATGCTAGGGTCTCTGGTGGCGATGATGGACGAGATATTTCTGGCCTTTCTCAATTGACCTCTCTTGAAGATTTATCCTTGGCAGGCTGTGGTGTAAAAAATGTTGAAGCCCTTTCTGACTTGCAGAATTTGAAGTATCTAGACCTTAGTCGCAATGCCATCAATGCTGAGGCATTAAAAACTATAGGGAAGCTTAGTGCCCTTGAGACTTTAAACCTTGAGGACAATCAAATAGATGAGGGATTATCTAGCCTTACTAATCTAGGAAGCCTTAAAGATTTAAACCTATCCTCTAATTCCGGGATAGATGACTTCGATTCTTTGGCCTCCTACCCAAAACTAGAAAGCTTGACCCTTAAGGGGGTAAGGCTATCGGACTTTAGTAGTATCAGCTCCCTAAGTGGTCTTAGATATCTTAACTTAGAGAACAATAGCCTAGAGGAGATCACCTTTAGGAATATGCCTAATCTGGAATACTTAAATTTAGCAGGCAATAATATTAGTCAGATGCCGGATATAGCTAAGTTGCCTAATATTAAAGTAGCTATTCTCAAGAATAATGGTATAACAGATATAACAACCCTAGAGGCGACAAAGGGCAGCTCTCTTCTTCTGTTGGATTTATCCAATAACCGCATAACTGATGCAGCAGCGTTTGCTGCCATGAAGAATCTGAAGTTCCTGAATATCTCTAGGAACAACCAGATGGTGAATATGTCTGTATTTGATAATATGGGGCATATGAAAGTTATTCCAGTCAATGGAAGGGAAGCGGATATTCCTAGAAAACTTTTAGAGGGTAATTTATAA
- a CDS encoding 5-(carboxyamino)imidazole ribonucleotide synthase — MNFKKIGIIGGGQLGKMMVLEGKKLGLHFTVLDPSMDCPAFSIVDEYIEGDFYDKDKIRKLAEATDLITYEFEHIDADILMELKEEGYKIYPTPSTLKIIQDKFQQKNFLRQCNVPVPDFDAVDSVEALDAAVDKYGLPLLLKSCRGGYDGKGNYLIRHREEIPKAYHTLGGDATQLMVEAFVPFIKEVSVVVARGVDGEIKVYPLAENIHENNILKTTIVPARVNKVVAHKAQALALKTMELLKGVGIFCVEMFVDADDDVLVNEIAPRTHNSGHYTIEACSTSQFAQHIRAILGLPLGETKLLKPAVMINLLGGDGYDGRAKLVGAEEILAIPEVYLHFYGKTYTQPERKMGHVTVLAEDVDSALSKGDKVKELMRIIAEE, encoded by the coding sequence TTGAATTTTAAAAAAATTGGCATAATTGGCGGCGGTCAACTGGGAAAAATGATGGTTTTAGAGGGGAAGAAATTAGGGCTTCACTTTACTGTCTTAGATCCTAGTATGGATTGTCCAGCCTTCTCCATCGTAGATGAATATATTGAAGGAGACTTTTATGATAAGGATAAAATTCGAAAATTAGCGGAGGCAACAGACCTTATTACCTATGAATTTGAACATATTGATGCAGATATATTGATGGAACTTAAGGAAGAGGGCTATAAAATTTATCCTACGCCATCGACACTAAAAATCATTCAAGATAAATTTCAACAAAAAAACTTTTTAAGACAATGTAATGTTCCTGTGCCGGATTTTGATGCAGTAGATTCAGTGGAGGCGCTTGATGCGGCGGTTGATAAATATGGTTTGCCTTTGCTTTTAAAGAGTTGTAGAGGAGGTTATGATGGTAAAGGGAATTATCTTATAAGACATAGAGAAGAAATTCCAAAAGCTTATCATACTTTAGGTGGGGATGCTACGCAGCTTATGGTGGAGGCATTTGTTCCCTTTATCAAGGAAGTTTCAGTGGTAGTAGCAAGAGGGGTAGATGGAGAAATAAAGGTATATCCACTGGCAGAGAATATTCATGAAAACAACATTTTAAAAACTACCATTGTTCCAGCTAGAGTAAATAAGGTAGTAGCACATAAGGCACAGGCTCTGGCCTTAAAGACGATGGAACTACTGAAAGGGGTTGGGATATTTTGTGTAGAGATGTTTGTGGATGCCGATGATGATGTACTGGTGAATGAAATTGCTCCTCGAACCCATAACTCTGGCCATTATACCATAGAAGCCTGTAGCACTTCTCAATTTGCTCAACATATTCGAGCTATTTTAGGATTGCCCCTTGGAGAAACAAAGCTTTTGAAGCCAGCAGTCATGATCAATCTTCTAGGAGGGGATGGGTATGATGGAAGGGCAAAGTTGGTAGGTGCAGAGGAAATACTGGCTATCCCTGAAGTATATCTTCATTTCTACGGAAAAACCTATACACAGCCGGAACGTAAGATGGGGCATGTAACTGTGTTAGCAGAGGATGTAGATTCTGCTTTAAGCAAAGGGGATAAAGTAAAGGAATTAATGCGAATTATCGCTGAAGAATAA
- a CDS encoding NCS2 family permease — protein MSTKGLDRMFKLTENKTDVKTEIIAGITTFITMAYILFVNPDLLSAAGMDFNAVFMATCLSAAIGTLIMGFYANLPFAQAPGMGLNAFFTFGVVFGLGYTWEQALAAIFISGIVFIILTVTGLRTAIVEAIPTSLKHAIGGGIGLFIALLGFKNSGIVVPYEATLVELGNFQDPKVLLAVIGLVITSVLMVKRVRGAILIGIIATMAIGVPMGVTDLSAGMNFSFDIRPTLFKLDLLGLLNIGEAGVVGAITSVLTVVISFSLVDMFDTIGTLIGTGAKAKMLDEKGNLPNMSKALMADAVATSAGALLGTSTVTTYVESAAGVAEGGKTGLTAVTTGVLFIFSILLAPFALMVPAQATAPALIIVGVLMMSTLKEINFEDFGEALPAFLTIAVMPFSFSIANGIAAGLVFLPIVKIATGKAKEVHPTVYVLALLFILRFTILPH, from the coding sequence ATGAGTACAAAAGGTTTAGACAGAATGTTTAAGCTTACGGAAAATAAAACTGATGTAAAAACAGAAATTATTGCAGGGATTACTACTTTTATTACAATGGCGTATATTTTATTTGTTAATCCAGATCTTTTATCTGCTGCTGGCATGGACTTTAATGCCGTTTTTATGGCAACTTGTCTTTCAGCAGCGATTGGTACGTTGATTATGGGTTTTTATGCAAATTTACCCTTTGCGCAAGCACCGGGAATGGGTTTAAATGCATTCTTTACCTTTGGTGTTGTATTTGGTTTAGGTTACACATGGGAGCAGGCTTTAGCAGCAATTTTTATTTCAGGAATTGTTTTTATTATTTTAACTGTAACAGGTCTTAGAACTGCTATTGTGGAAGCTATACCTACATCACTAAAACACGCTATCGGTGGAGGTATTGGCTTATTTATTGCATTGCTTGGATTTAAAAATTCAGGAATTGTTGTGCCTTATGAAGCTACTTTAGTAGAATTAGGAAATTTTCAAGATCCAAAGGTATTATTGGCGGTGATCGGCTTAGTGATTACTTCTGTACTTATGGTAAAGAGAGTGAGAGGTGCTATTTTAATAGGAATTATTGCAACCATGGCTATAGGGGTTCCTATGGGTGTAACTGATTTATCTGCTGGAATGAATTTTTCCTTTGATATTCGTCCTACACTATTTAAGTTGGATTTACTTGGATTATTAAATATTGGAGAAGCTGGTGTTGTAGGAGCCATAACAAGTGTATTGACAGTCGTTATCTCCTTCAGTTTAGTAGATATGTTTGATACTATTGGCACATTAATTGGTACAGGTGCAAAAGCAAAAATGCTGGATGAAAAAGGTAATTTACCTAACATGAGCAAGGCATTGATGGCGGATGCTGTAGCAACCTCTGCAGGTGCATTATTAGGAACATCTACAGTAACGACTTATGTTGAGTCTGCTGCTGGTGTGGCTGAAGGTGGAAAAACCGGGCTGACTGCTGTAACAACAGGTGTGTTGTTTATTTTCTCTATACTTTTAGCACCTTTTGCCTTGATGGTACCGGCACAAGCAACAGCACCTGCGTTGATTATTGTTGGTGTGTTAATGATGAGTACATTAAAAGAAATTAATTTTGAAGACTTTGGTGAAGCGTTGCCGGCCTTTTTAACCATTGCCGTTATGCCTTTTTCCTTTAGCATAGCAAATGGTATTGCAGCAGGACTTGTGTTCCTTCCAATCGTTAAGATTGCTACAGGAAAGGCAAAGGAAGTACATCCGACTGTATATGTGTTAGCGTTGCTCTTCATCTTAAGGTTTACGATATTACCGCATTAA
- the purF gene encoding amidophosphoribosyltransferase, whose amino-acid sequence MYHEINLDKLKEECGVLGIYTDSDENTSRLLYYGLYALQHRGQESAGIAVNNGLKSNYHKGMGLVPDVFDEDILKRLLGHIGIGHVRYSTSGESYVENAQPLVARYRGGSISLAHNGNLTNAKIIKERLEDDGVIFQTSIDSEVIVNLIARYSGDGMIDAIERTMDLIKGAYSLVVMTEEELIGVRDPLGLRPLCLGKMGDSYVLASESCAFDVMGATLVRDIEPGEIVTINKEGIQSTFYKNNGTRASCIFEYIYFARPDSVIDGVSVYEARKNAGRILAKEHPVEADLVVAVPDSSVPVAIGYAEASGIPFGEGLIKNRYVGRTFIQPTQSMRELAVRLKLNPLKDNLQGKKIVMIDDSIVRGTTSRRLVERLKSAGAKEVHVRISSPPVAFGCYFGIDTPDRNQLIGAVKTVEQIRKTIGADSLGYISTDGLVKSTGLSKEHFCLACFNGVYPLEVPEVGDKKVFERLSGGE is encoded by the coding sequence ATGTATCATGAAATAAATCTCGATAAACTAAAAGAAGAATGTGGCGTATTGGGGATTTATACAGATAGCGATGAAAATACCTCTAGGCTTTTATATTACGGACTATATGCATTGCAACACAGAGGTCAAGAAAGTGCTGGGATTGCTGTGAATAACGGCTTAAAAAGCAATTATCATAAAGGTATGGGTTTGGTGCCAGATGTATTTGATGAAGATATTTTAAAAAGATTGTTGGGCCATATCGGCATAGGTCACGTAAGATACTCCACTTCCGGCGAGAGCTATGTGGAAAATGCCCAACCCCTTGTGGCCAGATATAGAGGCGGCAGCATCTCTCTAGCCCACAATGGCAATTTAACTAATGCAAAGATTATTAAAGAGCGTCTAGAGGATGATGGGGTTATTTTTCAAACCTCTATTGATAGTGAAGTAATTGTTAATTTAATTGCCCGATACAGCGGGGATGGCATGATTGATGCTATTGAAAGAACGATGGATTTAATCAAAGGCGCTTATTCATTAGTAGTAATGACGGAGGAAGAACTGATTGGTGTGAGGGACCCATTGGGCTTAAGACCTCTTTGTTTAGGTAAAATGGGAGATAGTTATGTGTTAGCATCAGAAAGTTGTGCCTTTGATGTGATGGGAGCAACCTTGGTAAGAGATATTGAGCCAGGGGAGATTGTTACCATTAATAAAGAAGGTATTCAATCTACCTTCTATAAAAACAATGGTACACGAGCTTCTTGTATTTTTGAGTACATTTATTTTGCTCGTCCTGATAGTGTAATCGATGGCGTAAGTGTTTATGAGGCTAGAAAAAATGCTGGTAGAATATTAGCGAAAGAGCATCCAGTAGAAGCAGATTTAGTGGTTGCTGTGCCGGATTCTTCTGTTCCAGTAGCAATAGGATATGCAGAGGCTTCTGGCATACCCTTTGGAGAAGGTTTGATAAAAAACAGATATGTAGGCAGAACGTTTATTCAACCGACACAATCTATGCGGGAGTTAGCAGTAAGATTAAAGCTAAATCCTCTTAAGGACAATTTACAGGGGAAAAAAATAGTTATGATTGATGATTCTATTGTAAGGGGAACCACCAGCAGACGTTTGGTGGAGAGACTTAAAAGTGCTGGTGCCAAGGAGGTTCATGTGCGAATCAGTTCTCCTCCAGTGGCTTTTGGTTGCTATTTTGGTATTGATACCCCAGATCGAAACCAATTGATTGGTGCGGTAAAAACCGTAGAACAGATTAGAAAAACCATTGGTGCAGATAGCTTGGGTTATATCAGTACTGATGGGTTGGTGAAATCTACCGGGCTATCTAAAGAACATTTTTGCCTAGCTTGTTTTAATGGCGTGTATCCTTTGGAAGTGCCGGAAGTAGGGGATAAAAAGGTGTTTGAGAGATTATCAGGAGGTGAATAG
- the purM gene encoding phosphoribosylformylglycinamidine cyclo-ligase: MTYKNAGVDVEEGQRAVQLMKNHVKSTFNQHVLEDIGGFGGLFALDLKDIKEPILVSGTDGVGTKLKLAFLLDKHDTIGQDCVAMCVNDILCQGAKPLFFLDYIATGRLKAEKVADIVKGIAEGCKMAGCALIGGETAEMPGFYQDGEYDVAGFSVGMVDKSKVITGKDIQVGDVIIGIPSSGVHSNGFSLVRKVLLEGDKFDLNAPMEELGNTLGETLITPTKIYVKAVSEVLKAVEVKGIAHITGGGFYENVPRILPEEVDAHIQLDSWSIPEIFKMIQKIGNIQEEEMYKTFNMGIGMMLVVQAKDAESTLKVLQEVGESPYKIGEIRAGNKQVVLWRE; encoded by the coding sequence ATGACCTATAAAAATGCTGGTGTAGATGTGGAAGAAGGCCAAAGGGCAGTACAGCTAATGAAAAATCATGTAAAGAGCACTTTTAATCAACATGTGCTAGAGGATATTGGTGGGTTTGGAGGATTGTTTGCTTTAGATCTTAAAGACATCAAGGAGCCTATTTTGGTTTCTGGAACGGATGGTGTAGGAACGAAACTGAAGCTGGCTTTCTTGTTAGATAAACATGATACCATAGGCCAGGATTGCGTTGCTATGTGTGTCAATGATATATTATGCCAAGGAGCAAAGCCTCTATTCTTTTTAGATTATATTGCTACTGGCAGACTTAAAGCTGAAAAGGTAGCAGACATTGTAAAAGGTATTGCTGAAGGATGTAAAATGGCAGGCTGTGCTTTAATCGGTGGAGAAACTGCAGAAATGCCAGGATTTTATCAAGATGGAGAGTATGATGTTGCCGGCTTTTCTGTAGGAATGGTGGACAAATCTAAGGTAATCACAGGCAAAGATATCCAGGTGGGAGATGTAATCATAGGTATTCCCTCCAGCGGTGTCCATAGCAATGGTTTTTCACTGGTGAGAAAGGTTCTTTTAGAAGGAGACAAATTTGACCTAAATGCGCCTATGGAGGAATTGGGAAATACCCTGGGAGAAACCTTAATTACCCCTACAAAAATTTATGTGAAGGCTGTGTCAGAGGTGCTAAAGGCGGTAGAAGTAAAGGGCATAGCACATATCACTGGTGGAGGATTTTATGAGAATGTTCCAAGAATTTTGCCTGAAGAGGTGGATGCGCATATCCAATTAGATAGCTGGTCAATACCTGAGATATTTAAAATGATTCAAAAGATAGGTAATATCCAAGAAGAAGAAATGTACAAAACTTTTAATATGGGTATCGGTATGATGTTGGTGGTCCAGGCGAAGGATGCTGAAAGCACTTTAAAGGTATTACAGGAGGTAGGAGAATCCCCTTATAAAATAGGAGAAATTCGTGCGGGGAATAAACAGGTGGTATTATGGAGGGAATAA
- the purE gene encoding 5-(carboxyamino)imidazole ribonucleotide mutase produces the protein MKNTTVSIIMGSDSDLPIMREAADILEDLGVVYECTIVSAHRTPDRMYEFAKTAEKRGIQVIIAGAGGAAHLPGMVASLTNLPVIGVPVKTKILNGIDSLYSIVQMPPGIPVATVAINGAKNAGILAAQIVALQDQGVKESLEKYKKDLKQMVEEKALNLEEVGYESYLSK, from the coding sequence ATGAAAAATACAACTGTTAGTATTATTATGGGAAGTGATTCGGATTTACCTATTATGAGGGAAGCGGCAGATATATTAGAGGATTTAGGCGTTGTTTACGAGTGCACCATCGTATCCGCTCATCGTACGCCAGATAGAATGTATGAATTTGCAAAAACAGCAGAAAAAAGAGGTATTCAAGTGATCATAGCAGGAGCAGGAGGTGCAGCTCACTTGCCCGGGATGGTGGCTTCTCTTACGAATTTGCCTGTGATAGGGGTACCGGTAAAGACGAAAATCTTAAACGGCATAGACTCTCTCTATTCTATTGTACAAATGCCTCCGGGAATTCCTGTGGCTACAGTAGCCATCAATGGTGCAAAAAATGCGGGAATATTGGCAGCTCAAATCGTAGCTTTGCAGGACCAAGGGGTAAAGGAGAGCTTAGAGAAATACAAGAAAGACCTTAAACAAATGGTAGAAGAAAAGGCTTTGAATCTAGAAGAAGTGGGCTATGAAAGTTATTTATCAAAATAA
- the purN gene encoding phosphoribosylglycinamide formyltransferase — MEGIKIAVLISGGGTNLQALIDAVEAGFIKGSIALVISDRKGAFGLIRAENHGIQTMLLDKNTYGTIEKRDAVLLQALQEKEIDLVVLAGYLAIVPQNIIAEYRNKIINIHPSLIPSFCGNGYYGEKVHQEAFNRGVKVTGATVHFVNEETDGGPIILQEIVAIDFDDDWKDIQLKVLKIEHKILPLAVKLFAEDRLEVIGNRVKIN; from the coding sequence ATGGAGGGAATAAAGATTGCTGTCCTTATATCCGGTGGAGGTACGAATCTTCAAGCATTAATAGATGCGGTGGAAGCGGGATTCATCAAAGGAAGCATTGCTTTGGTGATCTCTGATAGAAAAGGGGCTTTTGGTCTTATACGAGCAGAGAATCATGGAATACAAACCATGCTTTTGGATAAGAACACTTATGGTACTATAGAAAAAAGAGATGCTGTTTTATTGCAAGCATTACAGGAGAAGGAAATAGATTTAGTAGTTTTAGCTGGATATTTAGCGATCGTGCCCCAAAATATCATTGCTGAATATCGGAATAAGATCATAAATATTCACCCCTCTTTAATACCAAGCTTTTGCGGCAATGGATATTATGGAGAAAAGGTTCATCAGGAGGCATTCAACAGAGGTGTAAAGGTTACTGGAGCTACAGTGCATTTTGTTAATGAGGAAACCGATGGGGGACCGATTATCCTACAAGAGATAGTAGCCATAGATTTTGACGATGATTGGAAGGATATACAGCTAAAGGTGCTAAAGATAGAGCATAAAATCCTTCCCCTTGCAGTAAAATTATTTGCAGAGGATAGGCTAGAGGTTATAGGAAATAGAGTAAAAATAAACTGA